In the genome of Bacteroides mediterraneensis, the window GTCCCCGTTGCGGGCCATTTCGTAGGCGCGCTTCCCGTCTACCTTGCAGGCCGAGAAGGCAGGGGGAACCTGTTCGATGGTGCCTATGAATTTTTTCAATACATCTTCCACCATTTCCCGGGTGATATGTTCGGTGGGATAAGTGGCGTCAATCTCCTTTTCCAGGTCGAACGACGGGGTGGTGGCTCCTAATTGGAGGGTGGCGATGTATTCCTTCGTGTGATATTGAAACTCCTCGATACGCTTGGTGGCTTTTCCGGTACAGATGATCATCACCCCGGTGGCCAGCGGATCGAGCGTTCCGGCATGTCCTACTTTTATTTTCTTTACTCCCAGCTTTCGGCTGATATGGTATCTTATTTTATTGACCACTGCAAAGGATGTCCATTTCAGTGGCTTGTCAAAGTATAGAACTTCTCCTTCCTTAAAATTCATCTTATCTTTTTCGTTCTTGGATACTAATGTATGAAGAAACAGGGAATCAACCCCACAGGCTGCATGCTATCGTGATAATTCCGGCAATGGCACAATATACACCGAACCAGATGAGCTTTCCTTTCTTGACGATGCTGATCATCCATTTGCAGGCCACGCATCCTGAAATGAAAGCGGCCAGGAAACCGATAATCAGGGCACCGATGCTGACTTCTGCATCGGCTGCAGAAGCGTTCTTCACGATTTCCATTCCCGACAGCAGGGCCTCGCCCAGAATCGGTGGAATGACCATCAGGAAAGAGAACTGAGCCAGCGTTTCTTTCTTGTTGCCCAAGATAAGTCCGGTGGCGATGGTACTTCCGGAGCGTGAGAGTCCCGGCATCACGGCACAAGCTTGGGCCAGACCGATGATGAAGGCATCGCGCATGCTGATTTTCTCTTTCTGACGCGGCTTGGCGTAATACGAGAAGGCCAGCAGGATGGCGGTCAGCAGTAGCATGCATCCCACGATAAGCAAGCCGGACCCGAAGATTTCTTCCACATAGTTCTTGAAGAAAACACCCACGATACCGATGGGAATCATGGAAATGATAATGTTGATGACGTATTTGGTTTCGTCATTCATTTTCCATTTGAACAAGCCGCGGAAAATCCAGTCGATTTCTTTCCAGAGAATGACCAGCGTACTCAGTACGGTGGCAATGTGTACCACGACCGTAAAGGTCAGATTTTCTTCTCCTTGTATACCGAACAGTGCCGAACCGATGGCAAGGTGTCCGCTGCTACTTACAGGCAGGTATTCCGTCAGTCCCTGCAGAATACCTAAAATCAGGGCTTCAAACCAACTCATTGTCTTTATTCTTCTTTAGAGGTTATTTCTTTGTCTTTGGGTTTGCGCAAGATGCCATAAATCATGAAGATAAAGCCTACAAAGCAGACCAGCGGAGCTACTTTGATACGGCGTACGCTGAAAATGTCCGGCTCGAAAGTGGTTTCTGTGGAACCGGGGCCACTCATCAATATAAAACCGAGGATAATCACCACCATGCCTATTGCCAGCAGGATGAAGTTGGTTTTATCGAAGGCAAAACTTTTTTTATCCATAACGATTCGTTATCTATTTAGTTAGTTGATATTAAAGACTATATAATTCTCCCGCTTTCATCCGCAAATATTTGTTGATGGAAATGTAGGCGCACAGCATCGTAATCAGGATGCCGGAGATGAACACCGTCCCCATGACGTAAAGCATGACTTCCGGCGTAATCAGTTCCAGCAGCCCCGGTTCATAATTCACCAGCATATAGGCCATGCTGGTCAGCAACGCATTGGCAATGGCCGCGGCGAGAATACCGATGCCTATATTCCGGACAATGAACGGACGGCGGATGAACCCCCAGCTTGCCCCTACCAGTTTCATGGTGTGAATCAGGAAACGTTTGGAATAGATGGTCAGCCGGATGGTATTATTAATCAGGGCGAATGAAATCAAGGTGAGCAAGGCAGCCAGGCCCAGCAGGAACAGGCTGATTTTACGGATATTCCGGTTGATGGTGTCAATCAGGTCCTGCGGGTAGTTGATTTCAATCACCTGCTTGTGGTCGAGCAGTTTCTCCTGTATCCATTTCAGGCTGTCTGTGTTGGCATACGCCGCATTCAGTTTGATTTCAATGGAGGCTGTAAAAGGGTTGTAGCCTAAAAATTCGGCAGGGTCGGTCCCCATGGCTTCCGTCTGTTCCTTCAGTGCCTGCGCCTTGGAGATGTAGACCGCCTGTTTCACGAAGGGCTCCTCTTCCAGCTGTTTCTGGAAATGAAGGGCTTCGGTTTCCTTTATGTCATCGTTGAGGAGGACCGAGAAGTTGATATTCTCACGCACGTACACCGAAAGATTGTTGGCCGTCATGACGAAAAAGACCACCATGCCCAGGAGCAGCAACACGAGCATCGTGCTGATGCAGGAGGTAATGAACTGCATGTCAAAAAGTGTACCCGGCTTGTGACTCATAACGGTTTATTTTTTTCTGAATACGTAAATCATCGAACTGCTTCTTTCTTTTTTGGCCAGCGAAACGAACCACGCTTCGGTGCCGGACCATAAGCCTTTTAAAAAAGGTATGGAGGATTTCCGGTATTTCTCGCTCAGCATGGACACGTAGAACGCATCAAAAGGCATGGGATGGCGTTCGCAGAGAATGAAGTTGTGTTTGGCGCCAAACTGCTGCATGACCGACGGGGTGAAGTGCCATAAGTGGCGAGGCACGTCGTAAGCCGCCCACATTTCCTTGTATTTCCCCGCATCGAAGGAGGTGGGGTTAGGAACGGCGATTACCAGAATACCCCGGTCTTTCAGAATACGGCCGAGGGTTTCCCACGTGTCGTTCAAATGTTCCAGGTGTTCCATGACATGCCACAGGGTAATGACATCGAACGACTTGTCCGGATAATCCGTCAGTTCTTCCGGTTTGCGGACTTCCAGTCCGAAGTGGGTCTGGGC includes:
- the truB gene encoding tRNA pseudouridine(55) synthase TruB, whose protein sequence is MNFKEGEVLYFDKPLKWTSFAVVNKIRYHISRKLGVKKIKVGHAGTLDPLATGVMIICTGKATKRIEEFQYHTKEYIATLQLGATTPSFDLEKEIDATYPTEHITREMVEDVLKKFIGTIEQVPPAFSACKVDGKRAYEMARNGDEVELKPKILVIDEIELLEYNLPEIKIRVVCSKGTYIRALARDIGEALHSGAHLTGLVRTRVGNVRLEDCMKVEDFETWLDQQEIEVIND
- a CDS encoding undecaprenyl-diphosphate phosphatase; the protein is MSWFEALILGILQGLTEYLPVSSSGHLAIGSALFGIQGEENLTFTVVVHIATVLSTLVILWKEIDWIFRGLFKWKMNDETKYVINIIISMIPIGIVGVFFKNYVEEIFGSGLLIVGCMLLLTAILLAFSYYAKPRQKEKISMRDAFIIGLAQACAVMPGLSRSGSTIATGLILGNKKETLAQFSFLMVIPPILGEALLSGMEIVKNASAADAEVSIGALIIGFLAAFISGCVACKWMISIVKKGKLIWFGVYCAIAGIITIACSLWG
- a CDS encoding DUF3098 domain-containing protein — translated: MDKKSFAFDKTNFILLAIGMVVIILGFILMSGPGSTETTFEPDIFSVRRIKVAPLVCFVGFIFMIYGILRKPKDKEITSKEE
- a CDS encoding ABC transporter permease, which translates into the protein MSHKPGTLFDMQFITSCISTMLVLLLLGMVVFFVMTANNLSVYVRENINFSVLLNDDIKETEALHFQKQLEEEPFVKQAVYISKAQALKEQTEAMGTDPAEFLGYNPFTASIEIKLNAAYANTDSLKWIQEKLLDHKQVIEINYPQDLIDTINRNIRKISLFLLGLAALLTLISFALINNTIRLTIYSKRFLIHTMKLVGASWGFIRRPFIVRNIGIGILAAAIANALLTSMAYMLVNYEPGLLELITPEVMLYVMGTVFISGILITMLCAYISINKYLRMKAGELYSL
- a CDS encoding bifunctional 2-polyprenyl-6-hydroxyphenol methylase/3-demethylubiquinol 3-O-methyltransferase UbiG, with translation MNTLKIDKCPLCGESHFEEVMTCTDHYASGESFAICRCTHCGFQFTQSAPVEAEIGRYYESPDYISHSDTHKGLMNRVYHWVRRFMLARKARLIKHNSGLSRGMLLDIGTGTGYFPHFMQEKGWRVSAIEKSPQARRFAQTHFGLEVRKPEELTDYPDKSFDVITLWHVMEHLEHLNDTWETLGRILKDRGILVIAVPNPTSFDAGKYKEMWAAYDVPRHLWHFTPSVMQQFGAKHNFILCERHPMPFDAFYVSMLSEKYRKSSIPFLKGLWSGTEAWFVSLAKKERSSSMIYVFRKK